Proteins encoded within one genomic window of Candidatus Zixiibacteriota bacterium:
- a CDS encoding RNA polymerase sigma factor, translating into MAKADGAQIDRLAALARDGDRRAFSQIVRMMMNNITALTYRMTGDREAAKDLTQETFVSAWENLGNFRGEAAFSSWLFRIASNKTLNYLKSADRKNKSLDAEQNEPMAIIETDGNPERDISNRQLREQLQEFLTELPQAQRQVFELRFYQQLRFSEIATVIGKAEGTAKTHYRLAVAKLREWAKDKGWHQ; encoded by the coding sequence ATGGCGAAAGCTGACGGCGCACAGATTGACAGATTAGCTGCCCTGGCTCGTGATGGCGACCGCCGGGCATTCTCACAGATCGTGCGGATGATGATGAACAACATAACTGCTTTAACATACCGAATGACGGGCGACCGCGAAGCCGCCAAGGACCTGACCCAGGAGACTTTTGTATCGGCCTGGGAAAACCTGGGGAATTTTCGTGGTGAAGCAGCTTTTTCGAGTTGGCTTTTTAGAATAGCTTCGAACAAAACGCTCAATTACCTCAAGTCCGCTGATCGTAAGAACAAGTCGCTGGATGCTGAACAAAATGAGCCGATGGCGATAATTGAAACTGACGGTAATCCCGAGAGGGATATCTCCAACCGTCAATTGCGCGAACAACTTCAGGAGTTTCTTACAGAGCTTCCGCAGGCACAACGTCAGGTGTTTGAGTTAAGATTCTATCAGCAACTCAGATTCAGTGAGATTGCCACGGTTATCGGTAAAGCGGAAGGTACGGCTAAAACTCACTACCGTTTGGCAGTCGCTAAATTGAGAGAGTGGGCTAAAGATAAAGGATGGCATCAATGA
- a CDS encoding rod shape-determining protein, with translation MGFFDALSNDIGIDLGTANTLVYVRNQGIVLNEPSVVAVEKSTGKVLAIGAAAKEMMGRTPGGIAAIRPLKDGVIADFEISEKLIADFIRRVVRHKYLMKPRVVVSVPSGITEVEKRAVRDSAENAGAREVYLLAEPMAAAIGVGLPVEQPSGSMIIDIGGGTTEIAVIALNGIVNDTSIRVAGDELNDAIIMYLKKNYNLLIGELTAELLKIKIGSAFPLDKELSMDIRGRDLVAGVPKNLKLSSVQVREALSETIDIIVEAVRQALERTPPELASDILERGIILTGGGALLRGLDKRLRQETNLPVNVAEDPLTCVVRGAGKVLENLTGYAKVLEKSRKD, from the coding sequence TTGGGATTCTTCGACGCCCTTTCCAATGACATTGGAATCGATCTGGGGACAGCGAACACGCTGGTGTATGTCCGCAACCAGGGTATTGTTCTGAATGAGCCTTCGGTGGTAGCGGTTGAGAAGTCGACGGGTAAGGTACTGGCTATCGGCGCCGCGGCTAAGGAAATGATGGGGCGTACTCCGGGTGGAATTGCCGCCATTCGACCGCTCAAGGACGGTGTTATCGCCGACTTCGAAATATCGGAAAAATTAATTGCCGATTTCATACGGCGAGTGGTTCGTCATAAGTATCTGATGAAGCCGAGGGTGGTGGTTTCGGTGCCTTCGGGAATTACCGAAGTGGAGAAACGCGCCGTGCGTGATTCGGCTGAAAACGCCGGAGCGCGTGAGGTGTATCTGCTGGCGGAACCGATGGCCGCCGCAATCGGTGTCGGTCTTCCGGTGGAACAGCCTTCCGGCAGTATGATTATCGATATCGGCGGCGGAACGACCGAGATTGCCGTTATCGCCCTGAACGGAATTGTCAATGATACTTCGATTCGGGTGGCCGGAGATGAGCTGAACGATGCCATCATCATGTATCTCAAGAAGAACTACAACCTGTTGATCGGTGAATTGACGGCGGAGTTGCTCAAGATCAAGATCGGATCGGCTTTCCCTCTGGACAAAGAGCTCTCGATGGATATCCGTGGGCGTGACCTGGTCGCGGGAGTACCGAAGAACCTCAAGCTCTCTTCGGTGCAGGTGCGTGAGGCGCTATCGGAAACAATCGATATTATCGTCGAAGCGGTTAGGCAGGCGCTGGAACGGACGCCTCCGGAACTGGCTTCGGATATTCTGGAGCGGGGGATTATCCTGACCGGCGGCGGAGCCCTGTTGCGCGGTTTGGACAAGCGCCTTCGCCAGGAAACCAATCTCCCGGTCAATGTAGCTGAGGATCCGTTGACTTGTGTTGTCCGCGGTGCAGGCAAAGTGTTGGAGAATCTGACCGGTTACGCCAAGGTTCTGGAAAAGAGCCGTAAAGACTAA